The Proteiniphilum propionicum genome contains the following window.
GGCAAAGGATGCGCTGCCGCTGATGAAACACCTGAAAATGTTGAAGAATAAGTACAACCTCTCCCTCCTGGTGCTGGCGCACACACCCAAGCGTGATCTTACAAAGCCGCTTACCCGGAACGACCTGCAGGGGAGCAAGGTGCTGATGAATTTCTGCGACAGCAGCTTCGCGATAGGAGAGAGCTCTTCCGATAGCTCTTTCCGTTACATCAAGATGATCAAGGTCCGCTCCACCGAGCACATTTACGACAGCTACAACATCATCGTCTGCCAGATCACCAAACCGGACAATTTCCTTCACTTTAACTTCCTGCATCTCGACAGTGAGTACAAGCATCTCAAAACGGTGACGGAACGAGACAGGGAGATACTGGAAGAGGAGGTCCGCAGATGCATCGTTGAGCAACCCTCCATCTCCGCTTACGCAATCGCCAAGCGACTCTGCTCGGAGGAGAAAAAATTCAATAGCTTCAAGATCAAAATCCTTCGCATCTACAAGAAGATCATCCAGGATATCAAAGTCGATGATTATGTAGATTCCCGTCAGCTAGAACTTTTCAAATCCGAAGATTATAACCGGTTGAATGGGTATGAAGATTTCCCGACCTGTACCAATCCGGAAAAGTTACTCCCAACCTGACTCTATTCGTTCCGAACACACCTCGAAGCAATGAAGAATAAACCTCCACCCCCAGCCTCTGGCTCTTTTCGTTCCGAAAACAACTTGAAGAAACGAAAACAAAACCTC
Protein-coding sequences here:
- a CDS encoding AAA family ATPase — encoded protein: MESNSLSSDATQPEDLLDIDIEQFRGNNFITLLEADLNDNLRQLKATLPAGLLEVKTANNWIEQASKRPIPRMLFSEFWYEQELCILFADTNVGKTILAVQIADSISCGRSIPGFKLETMAQKVIYCDFELNDKQFQGRYSHNYGESYVFSDNFLRVEINPDAVFPEDASFELSLSNAIESVIIETGAKILIIDNITYLRHENERAKDALPLMKHLKMLKNKYNLSLLVLAHTPKRDLTKPLTRNDLQGSKVLMNFCDSSFAIGESSSDSSFRYIKMIKVRSTEHIYDSYNIIVCQITKPDNFLHFNFLHLDSEYKHLKTVTERDREILEEEVRRCIVEQPSISAYAIAKRLCSEEKKFNSFKIKILRIYKKIIQDIKVDDYVDSRQLELFKSEDYNRLNGYEDFPTCTNPEKLLPT